The Brasilonema sennae CENA114 genome includes a region encoding these proteins:
- a CDS encoding FAD-dependent oxidoreductase — MPEVKVPTITSTYDIICFGDEVPGILALVCAAREYNRQKNQLPRTLLLLKGNSKLGIGGHLVRGGLCYLDRSAVPAAIRQSRNLDTFGDPAAIYKEFLKRAGVALIALDPVKADSALRAMLQEVRADIISDIEIKSVIKEGQKITAIGLTKGETYAGKQFIDCTVNAELAQAAGVKKLKGFETFGLPDSELAVTLVFETQGLSIERLKNVEFQYLKRFTNTADTEAQKWLNVAAGGDPARANELRKNLVDSAGKLKTMFAGQDYIDVRTKALSIAYHAFRGTPVSLASSGTMLDNGNIAVLSQGRLFWNALLYKVNADQAETLARAKSKPTSQMLSEMLFVRKWFESIGASQVKPVEELYIRHAGNITGAVDPLSGSEMLAGGVPQSQALGTFGYHFDIRGGITGLDERAAGKGFNDFAFLNPPLFNIGIQHALIKNVPNLAVISPASGFVGYASSAGRIVEFNCGVGQGVGIAAAIAIAQGRNLAEISNTDVRTILAQTGKLSQVYGTDNPLLASQLGSFENQMIA, encoded by the coding sequence ATGCCTGAGGTTAAAGTTCCTACCATAACTAGCACGTATGACATTATTTGCTTCGGAGACGAAGTTCCTGGTATTCTCGCTCTAGTATGTGCAGCACGCGAATACAACCGTCAAAAAAATCAACTTCCACGGACTTTGCTACTGTTAAAAGGAAATTCTAAATTAGGAATTGGAGGTCATTTAGTACGCGGTGGATTGTGTTATCTTGACCGTTCTGCAGTTCCTGCTGCGATTCGTCAATCACGTAATTTAGATACTTTTGGTGATCCAGCCGCTATCTACAAGGAATTTTTGAAACGAGCTGGTGTAGCGCTTATTGCTCTTGATCCTGTTAAGGCAGATAGTGCTTTGCGAGCAATGTTGCAAGAGGTACGTGCAGATATTATAAGTGATATTGAAATTAAGTCTGTAATTAAAGAAGGACAGAAAATTACTGCTATTGGATTGACTAAAGGTGAAACCTATGCGGGCAAACAGTTTATTGACTGCACTGTGAATGCAGAGTTGGCGCAAGCGGCTGGAGTAAAAAAACTTAAGGGGTTTGAAACCTTTGGCTTACCTGACTCAGAACTAGCAGTGACTTTAGTCTTTGAAACTCAAGGGCTGAGTATTGAAAGACTCAAAAATGTAGAGTTTCAATATCTTAAACGCTTCACCAATACAGCAGATACTGAAGCTCAAAAATGGTTAAATGTTGCTGCAGGCGGAGATCCAGCAAGAGCAAATGAACTGAGAAAAAATCTGGTTGATTCTGCAGGCAAGCTCAAAACAATGTTTGCAGGTCAAGATTATATCGACGTTCGCACCAAAGCTCTCTCCATAGCCTACCATGCTTTCCGAGGTACTCCTGTGTCCTTAGCATCTAGTGGTACCATGCTTGACAACGGTAATATAGCTGTTTTGTCTCAGGGGAGGTTGTTTTGGAATGCACTGTTATATAAAGTAAATGCTGACCAAGCAGAAACTTTAGCACGCGCTAAATCCAAGCCAACATCACAAATGCTGAGTGAAATGCTATTTGTGAGAAAGTGGTTTGAAAGCATTGGCGCGAGTCAGGTGAAGCCTGTAGAAGAACTTTATATTCGTCATGCTGGTAATATTACAGGGGCAGTTGATCCCCTAAGTGGTTCTGAGATGCTTGCAGGTGGTGTGCCACAAAGTCAAGCTTTGGGAACATTTGGTTACCATTTTGATATTCGTGGCGGTATTACTGGCTTAGATGAAAGAGCTGCTGGTAAAGGTTTTAACGATTTTGCATTTCTGAACCCGCCTTTGTTCAATATTGGCATCCAGCACGCTTTGATTAAAAATGTACCTAACCTAGCAGTTATTAGTCCAGCTTCTGGATTTGTGGGGTATGCCTCTTCTGCTGGGAGAATTGTGGAATTCAATTGTGGTGTGGGGCAGGGAGTCGGGATTGCTGCTGCAATTGCGATCGCCCAAGGGCGTAACCTCGCTGAAATCTCTAACACAGATGTGCGAACCATCTTAGCTCAAACCGGAAAGCTATCTCAAGTTTATGGTACGGACAATCCACTACTAGCAAGTCAGCTAGGCAGTTTTGAAAATCAAATGATTGCTTAA
- a CDS encoding SMP-30/gluconolactonase/LRE family protein produces the protein MSHTQETGIPGVLAPNTKITKLADGMSFCEGPVWDKKHHRLIFSDTDADEHRSWSDTQGLQTFRKPSYQPNGNVFDLQGRLWTCEHESRAISMTNTDGQRTIMVDNYGGKRFHSPNDLEVKSDETIWFSDPTYGLGNRTKEMDFQGVFRFDPKENKLTLIADDLSMPNGIAFSPDEKKLYVGDSAEDKRQIRAFTVNSDGTVSGGEVLCTTENPVWGPDGVDVDANGNIYTGCGDGVNIFSPAGLLLGKILTEVPISNFAFGGNDGKMLFMTSEHALYRVNLLVAGAVKRW, from the coding sequence ATGAGTCATACACAAGAAACTGGAATTCCAGGTGTGTTAGCGCCAAACACCAAGATAACTAAACTTGCCGATGGAATGTCCTTCTGCGAAGGTCCAGTTTGGGATAAAAAACATCATCGGCTCATTTTTAGTGACACTGATGCAGATGAACATAGATCCTGGAGTGATACTCAAGGGTTACAGACTTTTCGCAAGCCTAGCTATCAGCCGAACGGAAATGTTTTTGATTTGCAAGGCAGGCTTTGGACTTGCGAACACGAATCGAGGGCAATTAGCATGACCAACACAGATGGTCAGCGAACAATAATGGTGGATAATTATGGAGGCAAGCGCTTCCATTCACCAAATGACTTGGAAGTAAAATCTGACGAGACAATCTGGTTTAGCGATCCAACCTACGGTCTTGGTAACAGAACCAAGGAGATGGATTTTCAAGGCGTTTTCCGCTTCGATCCCAAAGAAAATAAGCTGACATTAATTGCGGATGATTTGAGTATGCCAAATGGCATCGCTTTTTCTCCTGATGAAAAGAAGCTTTATGTTGGAGATTCGGCAGAGGATAAGCGACAAATACGCGCATTCACGGTGAACTCAGATGGAACGGTTTCCGGTGGCGAAGTGCTATGCACGACTGAGAACCCAGTTTGGGGTCCAGACGGAGTTGATGTGGATGCAAATGGAAATATCTACACAGGTTGTGGTGATGGCGTAAATATTTTTTCTCCGGCAGGTTTGCTGTTAGGCAAGATATTAACTGAGGTTCCAATCTCAAACTTTGCCTTTGGTGGAAATGATGGCAAAATGCTGTTTATGACTAGTGAGCACGCTTTATATCGAGTCAATTTGTTAGTGGCAGGTGCGGTCAAACGATGGTGA
- a CDS encoding glycerol-3-phosphate acyltransferase: MLELWGFVVVFIVCPVLGALPIIAWLTQATTGRQLAQIGTGNISVSSAFYHGGTLVGILAVFSEAIKGIAAVLLARIFFGEGSAWELIALMGLVLGRFLAGKGAGTTNAVWGFGVHDPLAAVFVFLLAGVSFTIVRSRLLAKFGVLVLLPAIVAVLHPETPARILAAAALAGLLAWIYKQIPDDLNLPVEEAQSDSQAAFKFFRGNQSILTLDDELEAALVGQKAARLAEVKRWGYPVPKGWIIGPYQNPEQLIETLQPSPVLPFVVRSSAIGEDTELASGAGQYETVLNVTSKQELRDAIAQCRASYNSERAIQYRRDRTVTKPVVSKQDSPFQTNAAKSQKDFGQHTGESSITDAAMAVLIQQQVQGVYSGVAFTRDPITKQGDAIIIEALPGNATGVVSGRVTPEQYRAYVVETDNFTSIQLEGEGNIPPTLIKQVAYLSRHLEEHYHGIPQDIEWTYDGQTLWTLQTRPITTLLPIWTRKIAAEVIPGLIRPLTWSINRPLTCGVWGEIFALVLGKGSVGLDFNQTATLHYSRSYFNATLLGEIFRRMGLPPESLEFLTRGAKMSQPPIETTLRNFPGLVGLLLREFSLTLDFNRDNRKQFVPALSELASEPVENLEPARLWTRINLILELLRGATYYSILAPLSAALRQAIFRVKDGDIDNSRTPEVAALRAIQDLATTARQILPEFNPVTVFEQLRRTPEGQEILNKFDKLLEHYGYLSEVGTDIAVPTWKEESEAVKQLFVQLMQTNEPLKHQKRQRKKNRRFVQKRVHLKGRVTEVYSRLLAQLRWCFVALEQVWLKSGLLKQPGDIFFLELEEVRRLVESFEPAFVQQLQDLVELRRTQLAQDNQRNAVPVLVYGNNPPAFPLKTGIPSPNHVLQGIPASPGQAEGRVKVLRNLQSVGDIDRDVILVVPYTDSGWAPLLVRAGGLIAEAGGRLSHGAIIAREYGIPAIMDVTDAMSLLQDGQKVRIDGYKGIVEISDDLRFVE, from the coding sequence ATGTTAGAACTTTGGGGTTTTGTAGTCGTTTTCATTGTCTGCCCTGTGTTAGGTGCGCTACCAATCATAGCTTGGCTCACTCAAGCTACAACAGGGCGGCAGTTAGCACAAATTGGTACAGGCAATATTAGTGTTTCATCTGCTTTTTACCACGGCGGTACACTGGTTGGAATTCTGGCTGTTTTTTCGGAAGCGATCAAGGGTATTGCCGCAGTCTTGCTGGCTCGTATTTTCTTTGGAGAGGGTTCAGCTTGGGAATTGATTGCTCTGATGGGCTTAGTATTGGGTAGATTCTTGGCGGGTAAAGGAGCTGGCACGACTAACGCTGTGTGGGGATTTGGCGTACATGATCCACTTGCGGCAGTCTTTGTTTTCTTACTTGCTGGCGTCAGCTTTACTATTGTGCGCTCAAGGCTTTTGGCAAAATTTGGGGTTTTAGTTCTATTGCCTGCAATTGTAGCCGTCCTGCATCCAGAAACCCCAGCAAGAATCTTGGCTGCGGCAGCTCTTGCGGGGTTACTTGCCTGGATTTACAAACAAATTCCTGACGACTTGAATCTTCCTGTTGAAGAAGCACAAAGCGACTCACAAGCAGCGTTTAAATTTTTTCGTGGGAATCAAAGCATTCTCACTTTAGATGACGAGTTAGAGGCGGCTTTAGTTGGACAAAAGGCAGCTCGATTAGCCGAAGTCAAACGATGGGGTTATCCAGTCCCAAAAGGATGGATCATTGGTCCGTACCAGAATCCGGAACAGTTGATAGAAACGCTTCAACCTTCACCAGTTTTACCGTTTGTGGTACGTTCCTCAGCCATAGGAGAAGATACAGAACTAGCCTCTGGCGCAGGACAGTATGAAACGGTTTTGAATGTCACGAGTAAACAGGAATTGCGAGATGCGATCGCCCAGTGTCGAGCGTCATACAATAGTGAACGGGCAATACAGTATCGACGCGATCGCACTGTTACCAAGCCTGTTGTTTCAAAACAGGATTCTCCATTCCAAACAAACGCAGCAAAATCCCAGAAAGACTTCGGGCAACATACGGGCGAAAGCAGCATTACTGATGCAGCAATGGCGGTGCTGATTCAACAACAAGTCCAAGGTGTCTATTCTGGTGTCGCTTTTACTCGTGATCCCATTACCAAGCAAGGAGATGCGATCATCATTGAAGCTTTGCCAGGAAACGCTACTGGTGTCGTTTCCGGACGAGTAACGCCCGAACAGTATCGCGCTTATGTGGTTGAGACAGATAATTTCACTTCTATTCAATTAGAAGGTGAGGGGAATATACCACCAACATTAATCAAGCAAGTCGCATATCTATCTCGACATCTGGAAGAACATTACCACGGTATTCCTCAAGATATTGAGTGGACATACGATGGTCAAACTCTTTGGACATTGCAAACTCGACCCATAACCACCTTACTGCCGATATGGACGCGCAAAATTGCTGCAGAGGTGATTCCTGGACTGATTCGCCCATTAACTTGGTCGATCAATCGTCCTTTGACTTGTGGTGTTTGGGGAGAAATTTTTGCTTTGGTATTGGGTAAAGGCTCTGTCGGGTTGGATTTTAACCAAACAGCTACACTCCATTATTCAAGATCCTACTTTAATGCCACCCTACTAGGAGAAATTTTCCGCCGCATGGGCTTACCCCCTGAAAGCTTGGAGTTTTTAACTAGGGGAGCAAAAATGAGTCAGCCTCCTATAGAAACCACATTGCGGAATTTTCCTGGTTTAGTGGGTTTGCTGTTGCGGGAGTTTTCTCTCACACTGGATTTCAACAGGGATAATCGCAAGCAGTTTGTTCCGGCTTTGTCTGAGTTAGCCTCAGAACCCGTAGAAAACCTTGAGCCAGCAAGGCTGTGGACAAGAATTAACTTAATTCTGGAGTTACTTCGTGGTGCAACATACTACAGTATATTAGCTCCGTTGAGTGCGGCGTTGCGACAAGCTATCTTTCGGGTAAAGGATGGGGATATTGATAATAGTCGGACGCCAGAAGTAGCGGCGTTGCGAGCGATTCAAGATTTAGCCACAACAGCTCGGCAGATCTTACCTGAGTTTAACCCAGTAACGGTGTTTGAGCAGTTAAGACGAACTCCCGAAGGGCAAGAAATTCTAAACAAGTTCGACAAATTGCTTGAGCATTACGGTTATTTGAGCGAAGTAGGAACTGATATTGCTGTTCCCACCTGGAAAGAAGAATCAGAGGCGGTTAAGCAGTTGTTTGTACAATTGATGCAGACAAATGAACCGCTAAAACACCAAAAGCGTCAAAGGAAGAAGAACAGAAGGTTTGTCCAAAAGCGTGTGCATCTTAAAGGGCGAGTCACAGAGGTTTATTCTCGACTTTTAGCGCAGTTGCGCTGGTGTTTTGTAGCTTTGGAACAGGTTTGGTTAAAGTCGGGCTTACTCAAACAACCAGGAGATATCTTTTTCTTAGAACTTGAGGAAGTACGGCGTCTTGTTGAAAGTTTTGAACCTGCTTTTGTCCAACAGTTGCAGGATTTAGTAGAATTGAGGCGCACACAACTAGCACAAGATAATCAGCGAAATGCAGTACCTGTTTTAGTTTACGGCAATAATCCTCCCGCATTCCCTTTAAAAACAGGAATTCCTTCCCCAAATCATGTTTTACAAGGTATTCCTGCCAGCCCTGGACAAGCAGAAGGACGGGTAAAGGTGTTGCGGAATTTACAGAGTGTTGGAGATATTGACCGAGACGTCATCCTAGTCGTACCTTATACAGATTCCGGTTGGGCACCTCTACTCGTTAGGGCTGGAGGATTGATTGCTGAAGCGGGTGGACGACTTTCTCACGGGGCAATCATCGCTCGCGAGTATGGTATTCCTGCCATTATGGATGTGACAGATGCTATGTCATTATTACAAGATGGTCAGAAAGTGCGGATTGATGGGTATAAAGGTATTGTGGAAATATCCGACGACTTGAGATTCGTTGAATGA
- a CDS encoding glycosyltransferase, with protein sequence MSIQVSKMKTLLFVSTVFPPMINPLANRVYKLLVQFQKSWQILALTRVENAYLNEESSVHFVKHWYPQKLIDLMSKLKLEKILRLLIWPDQDIFWVLPALIKGYQLIQQQKPDAIFVFMMPYSASFIGIGLKWLTGLPLVFSLDDSITCTDMHPESQSLLHYHLKQWLEKFYVRQADALVYVSQFNLEQVKKRQPLSQQSKFHLIRCGADPLDFSTPLPPSIDKKPFEIVYIGGMNGWYDFYYRLEKQSVLKKLYKAWIRLGIYEQVKIDHRSSSPVFVAKAIQQVIAQNPNWEKEIQLVIHGNPVPKHIVQTVLENQKQTDVVSVFGSVSHHQALQLARSGDLLLITLPNRPDGSSGGRISCKTYEYLMTDRPILAAVPKGENWDYLKDKPGVWLVEPTDTEAMSRVISEVVSAHFSNSPLRFDRTALQQELSYVNLAEDYLKILDQVCLNNTKEIQAKQLATS encoded by the coding sequence ATGAGCATTCAAGTAAGCAAGATGAAAACACTTTTGTTTGTATCTACTGTCTTTCCACCCATGATTAATCCGCTTGCAAATCGAGTCTACAAACTGCTCGTACAATTTCAAAAAAGTTGGCAAATTCTCGCATTGACTCGTGTAGAAAATGCTTATTTAAATGAAGAATCTAGCGTTCACTTTGTCAAACATTGGTATCCACAAAAATTAATTGACTTGATGAGTAAGCTGAAGCTTGAAAAGATACTAAGGTTATTAATTTGGCCAGATCAGGATATTTTTTGGGTATTACCTGCATTGATCAAAGGTTATCAGTTGATTCAGCAGCAGAAACCTGATGCTATTTTTGTATTTATGATGCCCTATTCAGCTAGTTTCATAGGAATCGGGTTGAAGTGGTTAACAGGTTTACCTTTAGTGTTCAGCTTAGATGACTCGATCACTTGCACTGATATGCATCCAGAATCTCAAAGTTTGCTGCATTATCATTTAAAACAATGGCTAGAAAAATTTTATGTTCGTCAGGCTGATGCATTAGTTTATGTTTCCCAATTCAATCTCGAACAGGTCAAAAAACGACAACCTTTATCTCAACAATCGAAATTTCACTTGATTCGTTGTGGTGCTGATCCCTTGGATTTTAGTACTCCCCTTCCTCCTTCAATTGACAAGAAACCTTTCGAGATAGTTTACATTGGTGGCATGAATGGCTGGTACGATTTCTACTATCGTCTTGAAAAACAATCGGTATTGAAAAAACTTTACAAAGCTTGGATAAGATTAGGCATCTATGAACAGGTAAAAATCGATCATCGGAGTTCTAGTCCAGTTTTTGTTGCCAAAGCAATACAGCAAGTCATTGCCCAAAATCCTAACTGGGAAAAAGAAATTCAACTTGTCATTCATGGAAACCCAGTTCCTAAACATATAGTGCAAACGGTGTTGGAAAACCAAAAACAGACAGATGTGGTTTCAGTCTTTGGTTCTGTATCCCACCACCAAGCACTTCAACTTGCAAGATCTGGAGATCTTTTACTCATAACTTTGCCTAATCGTCCAGATGGCTCTTCAGGTGGACGGATTTCATGTAAAACCTACGAATACCTAATGACTGATCGCCCCATTTTAGCAGCAGTGCCTAAAGGTGAAAACTGGGATTATCTAAAGGATAAGCCTGGAGTTTGGTTAGTCGAACCAACAGATACAGAGGCTATGAGTCGAGTCATTTCTGAAGTGGTGTCAGCACACTTTTCTAATTCTCCCCTCAGGTTTGATCGAACTGCTCTCCAACAGGAACTTAGCTATGTAAACTTAGCTGAAGATTACTTAAAAATACTCGACCAAGTTTGCTTGAACAACACCAAGGAAATTCAAGCTAAGCAATTAGCGACAAGTTAA
- a CDS encoding FHA domain-containing protein: MQNPGKSQTTGQSLELFHVQTDTPLELPQNFSVISIGKPKDQTMPDINVAGLPDANFASRLHAEIHVEKNTYYLVDLGSVNGTYLNNIKLEPTNRYPLKFGDKIDLGHGAKITFIFLQKQEQEIPTQSDNTMLNHSPTVIQVEFVANTKPSRMELLTKLIGLVLMVVGIFILAVNSQIPPSVRIPGVLSCSVGVVVLICRQTFRHIAWFLMALGITVMFFNGNAFVPASILAILASCALLVAGCQIFTSGKFLNYSLLKN; the protein is encoded by the coding sequence ATGCAAAACCCCGGCAAATCACAGACAACAGGGCAAAGTTTAGAGCTTTTTCATGTTCAAACCGACACTCCTCTTGAGTTGCCCCAAAATTTTTCTGTTATTAGCATTGGTAAGCCCAAAGATCAGACCATGCCTGATATCAATGTTGCAGGCTTACCAGATGCCAATTTTGCTTCTCGACTTCATGCGGAGATTCATGTCGAAAAAAATACTTACTATCTCGTTGATCTCGGCAGCGTCAATGGTACATATCTCAATAATATTAAGCTAGAGCCAACAAACCGCTATCCACTTAAGTTTGGAGATAAGATAGACCTAGGTCATGGGGCTAAGATCACATTTATCTTTCTACAGAAACAAGAACAAGAAATACCAACTCAGTCTGATAATACTATGCTGAATCATTCACCGACAGTGATTCAGGTTGAATTCGTCGCAAACACAAAGCCATCTCGAATGGAGCTTTTGACTAAGCTCATTGGCTTGGTATTAATGGTAGTAGGAATTTTTATTTTAGCAGTGAATAGTCAGATTCCTCCTTCTGTACGCATTCCGGGTGTACTGTCATGTAGTGTAGGGGTTGTAGTCCTTATCTGTCGTCAAACATTCCGTCATATAGCATGGTTTTTGATGGCATTAGGAATTACAGTTATGTTTTTTAATGGGAATGCCTTTGTGCCAGCATCTATTTTGGCTATTCTCGCATCCTGTGCTTTGTTAGTCGCTGGATGTCAAATCTTTACGAGTGGAAAATTTTTGAACTATAGTTTGCTAAAGAATTAA
- a CDS encoding pentapeptide repeat-containing protein has translation MVKESFQELVNLNQRDEAQTHNLSAENFAGEDLKEANLRGTSLFNANLSGANLNNAKLDISNLSIANLASSDLSGADLRGASLSLANLSDADLSGADLSNANLCGANLSRANLSDANLTDADLSAANLSGTNLSGSNLKNANLSLANLDSANLKGANINDAYLGGIRLSGADLSGANLSGANLNVSDLNGANLSNADLRSTNLTNAYLNSTNLYGAKINDSTKFDDNSLD, from the coding sequence ATGGTTAAAGAATCTTTCCAAGAACTTGTGAACTTGAACCAGCGCGACGAAGCACAAACTCATAACTTGTCTGCAGAAAACTTTGCAGGAGAAGACCTTAAAGAGGCAAACCTTAGGGGTACCAGCCTATTCAATGCTAACCTTAGTGGGGCAAATCTCAATAATGCCAAGCTTGACATTAGCAATCTCAGTATTGCCAACCTTGCTAGTTCTGACCTTAGTGGTGCAGATCTGCGTGGTGCAAGTCTCAGCCTTGCCAATCTCAGTGATGCCGATCTCAGCGGTGCCGATCTCAGTAATGCAAACCTGTGTGGTGCCAACCTCAGTCGTGCAAACCTCAGTGATGCAAACCTCACTGATGCCGATCTCAGTGCTGCCAACCTCAGTGGTACGAACCTCAGTGGTAGCAATCTCAAAAACGCGAACTTGAGCCTAGCCAATCTCGATAGTGCGAACCTCAAAGGTGCTAATATCAATGATGCCTATCTTGGCGGTATTCGGCTCAGTGGTGCGGACCTCAGCGGTGCAAACCTCAGTGGTGCGAACCTCAACGTTTCTGACCTCAATGGTGCAAACCTCAGTAATGCTGACCTCCGTAGTACCAATCTCACTAACGCTTATTTGAATAGTACTAACCTCTATGGTGCCAAAATTAACGATTCAACGAAATTTGATGATAACAGTTTAGATTAA
- a CDS encoding transposase, with product MYPQDIRASLGVKMLRSIFEQFVQESPVSVMARGLMERVFAPERMDKLFETHAKVQHQQELLFSSQVDLMSLVVCGIQKSVHAAYKARATNLIVSTTALYKKLCGVELSVSQALVRETASDLRVLIEIMGGEQPNPLPGYRHKIVDGTCLAATDHRLDAIRLFAAKALPGKAIVVLDPLSKLVIDIILCQDGHANERSLFDNVLSGVQPNDVWTGDRNFCTAKFLWTIAQQKAFFVIRQHGSLGWTELSTLRALGQTDTGNLFEQCIEICYEGNRLKCRRVVLKLFVPTRDKEWEIAILTNLPLSHADAAKIAELYRNRWSLETLFQTVTENFNAEIQTLAYPKAALFSFSMALVTYNILATLKAALGSVHGIAKIDAGLSDFYLVDEIQGTYRGMMIAIPSQQWEIFRTYSLDQMGQLLQQLATGVNLKRFLKAIRSPKKKRQPLIVDHRHRHVSTARLLDIY from the coding sequence ATGTATCCTCAAGATATAAGGGCGAGTTTGGGTGTCAAGATGCTACGCTCCATTTTTGAACAATTTGTCCAAGAAAGTCCAGTAAGTGTAATGGCACGAGGATTAATGGAGCGTGTATTTGCCCCGGAACGGATGGATAAATTATTTGAAACTCACGCGAAAGTACAGCACCAGCAAGAATTACTATTTTCCAGCCAAGTAGATTTGATGAGTTTGGTGGTGTGTGGAATTCAAAAATCGGTTCATGCCGCCTATAAAGCCAGAGCAACAAACCTGATTGTGAGCACCACAGCACTATATAAAAAGCTCTGCGGTGTAGAACTGAGTGTGAGTCAAGCATTGGTAAGAGAAACAGCGAGCGATTTGCGAGTGCTAATTGAAATCATGGGTGGAGAACAGCCAAATCCACTACCAGGATATCGGCATAAAATTGTAGATGGGACTTGTTTGGCTGCTACAGACCATCGATTAGATGCAATTCGTTTATTTGCAGCTAAAGCTTTGCCAGGTAAAGCAATAGTTGTATTAGATCCACTATCAAAACTGGTAATAGATATTATTCTTTGTCAAGATGGTCATGCAAATGAGCGGAGTTTATTTGATAATGTGCTGTCTGGTGTACAACCAAACGATGTTTGGACTGGAGACCGGAATTTTTGCACAGCCAAGTTTCTGTGGACGATTGCACAGCAAAAAGCTTTCTTTGTGATTCGGCAACATGGGTCTTTAGGTTGGACAGAACTGAGCACCTTAAGAGCTTTGGGTCAAACCGATACAGGAAATCTTTTTGAGCAGTGCATCGAAATTTGTTACGAGGGAAATCGTTTAAAATGCCGACGAGTTGTGCTGAAGTTGTTTGTGCCAACACGAGACAAAGAATGGGAAATAGCGATTTTGACAAACTTACCCTTAAGCCACGCTGATGCGGCAAAAATAGCCGAGTTATATCGTAATCGTTGGAGTCTAGAAACCCTTTTTCAAACCGTAACTGAAAATTTTAACGCCGAAATTCAAACGTTAGCCTATCCTAAAGCTGCCCTGTTCTCGTTTTCGATGGCGTTAGTAACATACAACATTCTCGCCACTCTAAAAGCCGCCTTAGGAAGCGTACATGGCATCGCCAAAATTGATGCAGGTTTGTCTGATTTCTACTTAGTAGATGAAATTCAAGGCACATATCGCGGGATGATGATTGCTATTCCATCCCAGCAGTGGGAAATATTCAGGACATATTCTTTAGACCAAATGGGACAACTTTTACAACAGCTGGCGACTGGCGTGAATCTCAAACGTTTTCTCAAAGCCATAAGAAGTCCGAAGAAAAAACGCCAACCTTTAATTGTTGATCATAGACATCGTCATGTTTCGACTGCACGCCTTTTAGATATCTATTGA
- a CDS encoding SGNH/GDSL hydrolase family protein, with translation MKVSVVISLVVVLGLFVIIELGLRLLFGFGNPLTYIRDEQIGYLLSPNQRTRRFGHRITINQYSMRSEAISQTRSPSTLRVLLLGDSIANGGWWTDQNNTISSLIARLLTSVVSSNYQQFEVLNASANSWGPRNELGYLEKFGSFDAQALVLLINTDDLFATAPTSLPVGCDRNYPDKKPPLALAEIFQRYILKPTPIPGIEAIQNEAGDRVGFNLEAIGKIQALALQTNTQFLLVMTPLLREIGSPGSRDYEVLTRNRLSEFCQAQRITYLDFLPIFNSNQDPKALYHDHIHLNFQGNQLVSEVISLSLLELLAQK, from the coding sequence GTGAAAGTGTCGGTGGTTATCAGTTTAGTCGTCGTGCTCGGATTATTTGTCATCATAGAGTTGGGATTAAGATTACTCTTTGGGTTTGGCAATCCTCTAACATACATCCGGGATGAGCAGATTGGTTATTTGCTAAGTCCTAACCAACGCACCCGTCGCTTTGGTCATCGTATTACAATTAACCAGTATTCAATGCGGAGTGAAGCCATATCCCAGACGCGTTCACCATCTACTCTGCGGGTACTGCTTCTAGGAGATTCTATTGCTAACGGTGGCTGGTGGACAGACCAGAATAATACAATTTCTAGTTTAATAGCGCGCTTGTTAACTTCAGTAGTTAGTAGTAATTATCAACAATTTGAAGTACTAAATGCTTCAGCCAACTCTTGGGGACCAAGAAATGAATTAGGCTATTTGGAAAAGTTTGGCAGTTTTGATGCTCAAGCACTTGTGCTACTCATTAACACCGATGATTTGTTTGCTACCGCTCCCACATCTTTACCCGTAGGATGCGATCGCAATTACCCCGACAAAAAACCACCTCTAGCATTAGCAGAAATCTTCCAACGTTATATACTCAAGCCAACCCCAATACCAGGAATAGAAGCAATCCAAAATGAAGCAGGCGATAGAGTTGGTTTTAATCTAGAAGCAATTGGCAAAATCCAAGCACTTGCACTTCAAACCAATACTCAATTTCTTCTTGTCATGACTCCCTTACTTCGAGAAATTGGTTCGCCTGGTTCCCGCGATTACGAAGTTTTAACACGGAACCGCTTGAGTGAATTTTGTCAAGCCCAACGCATCACTTATTTAGATTTTCTTCCAATATTTAACTCCAACCAAGACCCCAAGGCCTTGTATCACGACCACATCCATCTTAACTTTCAGGGAAATCAGTTGGTGAGTGAGGTGATTTCGCTATCGCTGCTTGAACTATTGGCACAAAAATAA